One Ostrea edulis chromosome 2, xbOstEdul1.1, whole genome shotgun sequence genomic region harbors:
- the LOC125678535 gene encoding delta-aminolevulinic acid dehydratase-like: MCEHAILHSGYHHPVLRSWQTTNTQIKAENLIYPLFITDEDDEVQPVASMPGVARYGINTLREALEPMVKNGLKCVLIFGVPSKLPKDNNGTAADTPDTPAILAIKMLRSWFPDLLVACDVCLCPYTCHGHCGILREDGSIQNDASIKRLAEISVNYAKAGCQIIAPSDMMDGRIGAIKTALTEAGYGNRVAVMSYSAKFASSFYGPFRDAAKSAPSFGDRKAYQLPSGAIGLAERAVDRDVKEGADMLMVKPGLAYLDVVKMTKEKYPTHPLAIYQVSGEYAMLYHGAKAGAFDLKTTLMEVLSSMRRAGADIIISYFTPQVLEWLKAAD; the protein is encoded by the exons ATGTGTGAGCATGCGATTTTACACAGCGGGTACCACCATCCCGTTTTACGTTCATGGCAAACAACAAACACTCAGATCAAAGCGGAGAATTTAATATATCCATTATTTATTAC AGATGAGGATGATGAGGTACAGCCAGTTGCCAGTATGCCAGGTGTTGCCAGATATGGCATCAACACATTGCGAGAAGCATTGGAACCAATGGTGAAAAATGGCCTGAAATGTGTGCTGATCTTTGGTGTGCCCAGTAAATTACCAAAG GATAACAATGGCACGGCTGCAGACACGCCCGACACACCTGCTATCCTGGCCATCAAAATGCTGAGAAGCTGGTTCCCTGATTTACTGGTGGCCTGTGATGTGTGTCTCTGTCCGTACACCTGCCATGGACACTGTG gCATTTTACGTGAAGATGGTAGTATTCAAAATGATGCAAGCATAAAGAGACTTGCAGAGATCTCTGTAAACTATGCTAAAGCTG GATGCCAGATCATAGCCCCATCAGACATGATGGATGGAAGAATTGGTGCTATCAAAACAGCTCTGACTGAGGCAGGTTATGGAAATAGGGTGGCTGTGATGAGTTACAGCGCAAAATTTGCCTCATCATTCTATGGACCATTCAG AGATGCTGCCAAATCAGCACCTTCCTTTGGTGACAGGAAGGCTTACCAGCTGCCCTCGGGTGCCATTGGTTTAGCCGAGCGTGCAGTGGACCGTGACGTGAAGGAAGGTGCAGACATGTTGATGGTCAAACCGGGTCTGGCTTACCTGGATGTGGTCAAAATGACCAAAGAAAAG TACCCCACACATCCTCTGGCTATTTATCAAGTGTCTGGAGAATATGCCATGCTGTACCATGGAGCTAAAGCCGGTGCGTTCGATTTGAAGACTACTCTTATGGAGGTATTGAGCAGCATGAGACGAGCAGGAGCAGACATTATCATCTCATACTTCACGCCTCAGGTGCTCGAGTGGCTGAAAGCAGCGGACTGA